In one Corythoichthys intestinalis isolate RoL2023-P3 chromosome 16, ASM3026506v1, whole genome shotgun sequence genomic region, the following are encoded:
- the bglap gene encoding osteocalcin: MKTLAILVFFSLAVACLTSDSMDSNGDDHDDRNDRDDSYRRNYNGDDNYRRNYNGDDNLRRHYNGDDYRRNNGDDYRRNNNGDDYRRNNGDDGYRRNNNGDDTYHYRQGVFVERSQAAAVVPPRRAPVELSLTQMENLREVCESNVACEHMMDTDGVVAAYNAYYGPVPY, from the exons ATGAAGACTTTGGCCATCCTGGTATTTTTCTCCTTGGCTGTTGCCTGTCTGACTTCAG ACTCAATGGATTCCAATGGGGATGACCATGATGACCGCAATGACCGTGATGACAGCTACCGTCGCAACTACAACGGTGATGACAACTACCGCCGCAACTACAACGGTGACGACAACCTGCGTCGCCACTACAACGGTGATGACTACCGCCGCAACAACGGTGATGACTACCGCCGCAACAACAACGGTGATGACTATCGCCGCAACAACGGAGATGACGGCTACCGTCGCAACAACAATGGAGATGACACCTACCACTACCGCCAGG GAGTGTTTGTGGAGCGGTCACAGGCAGCTGCAGTGGTGCCACCAAGGAGAGCTCCTGTTGAGCTGTCCCTGACCCAGATGGAGAA CCTGAGAGAGGTGTGTGAGTCTAACGTGGCTTGTGAGCACATGATGGACACAGATGGAGTCGTCGCTGCCTACAACGCCTACTACGGACCTGTTCCTTATTAA